From Demequina capsici:
ACATGAGCTCGCGGTACGCCGTGAGCTTCTCGCGGTCCTCGGGGGTGTTGACGGGGTAGTAGGGCTCGTCGCCCTCCTCGGCGAAGCGCGAGTACTCCTTCACCACCACGGTCTTGTCGGTCGGGTAGTCCCGCTCGGGGTGCAGGTGACGGAACTCGAGGATGCGCGTGTACGGGGCGTCCTCGTCGGCGTAGTTCATCACTCCGGTGCCCTGGAAGTCCCCGATGGGCAGGACCTCCTGCTCGAAGTCGATGGTGCGCCACGAGAGCGCGCCCTGGGAGTAGTCGAAGTAGCGGTCCACCGGGCCGGTGTAGACGACCGGGATCTTGCCGACGATCGCGTCCTTGTTGATGGGTTGCGTCGTGTCGAAGAAGTCGGTGCTGAGGCGCACCTCGATGTTCGGGTGGTCGGCCATGCGCTCGAGCCACGCGGCGTAGCCGTCGACGGGCAGTCCCTCGTACGTGTCGTTGAAGTAGCGGTTGTCGTACGTGTAGCGCACCGGCAGGCGCGAGATGATCGACGCGGGCAGGTCCTTGGGGTCCGTCTGCCACTGCTTGGCGGTGTAGCCCTTGATGAACGCCTCGTAGAGCGGACGGCCGATCAGGTTCACACCCTGCTCGTCGAGGTTCTCCGGCTCCTTCCCGCCGAGCTCGGCCGCCTGCTCGCGGATCAGAGCCTTCGCCTGCTCGGGGCCGTAGGCGCTACGGAAGAACTGGTTGATGGTGCCCAGGTTGATGGGCATCGGGAAGACCTCGCCCTTGTGCGTCGTGTAGACCCGGTGCACGTAGGGCGTGAAGTCCGTGAAGCGGTTCACGTACTCCCACACCCGCTCGTTGGAGGTATGGAAGAGGTGCGTGCCGTACGTGTGCACCTCGATGCCGGTCTCCGGCTCGGGCTCGCTGTACGCGTTGCCGCCGAGATGCGGCCGACGGTCGATGATCATCACCTTGGCCCCGTACTGCTCGGCGAGACGCTCGGCGACGGTGAGCCCGAAGAACCCGGAACCCACTACGACGATGTCGGTCATTCAACGCTCCTGACAAGATCGACTGCTGCTGACAACGGCGCGACACACCCATCCTCCGGGCGTTCAAGCCACGGATCCGGGAGCCACGCGCGGAGCGCGAAGGCGCCCCGTGCGCTGGAAGCGCCGCACCTATACTACTTACTGCTCAAAGCGGACCGCCCGGCCATGCGCCGGTCAGTGGAGACCGCGAACCCCACCGTCACGTCGAGAGCGGACCTTTCACGATGCATCTCACGGCCCGGCCCGTCCCCGTCGATCCTCTGTTCGCGCCGCTCACCGAGGGCAACGAACGAGCCACCCCGAATCGCTCCTGGTGGGTGGTCGCCGCGATCGCGGGCGTGGTCGCGCTCGGCGTGCAGATCTTCATCATGTGGGGCTCCACGACGCCCACGTTCCCCTTCGACGAGGTCAACCTGCTGCAGATGTCGCGGGTCATCGCCGGCGTCGGCGCGCCTGAGGGCACGGGCCACGGCTACTTCCCAGGGTGGTCGGTCCTGCTCGCGCCGCTGTGGTGGATCTTCAAGGACCCCGAGGACTTCTACCGTGCAGGGCTGGTGCTGGGGATCGTGGTCGCGATGGTCACGGCGCTGCCGCTCGCGGCGCTCGGCCGTCGCGTCGGTCTTCACCTTCCGCAAGCGCTCACGGGGGCCTTCCTGGTCCTCTCGATGCCGTCGCGGACCGTCCAGGCGGACTTCCTGCTGTCGGAGCGTCTGCTCTTCCTGGTGATCGCGTGCACCGCGGTCGCAGTCTGGCGAGCGTGGGAGAGGCCGACGCCGTGGCGAGCCGCAGTCGTCGGCCTGCTCGCGGCCGCGGCGTACTTCACGCACCTGCGCGCCCTCGTGATCGTCGCCGCCACCGTCGTGTGGCTGCTCCTCTTCCTGCGCCGTTCCTGGAGGTCCGCGCTGGCGGGGCTTGCGACGCTTGCCGTCGCGACCTACGTGGCCCAGCGGGTCGGAGACGCGCTCAACGTCGCGATCATCGGAGACAGCCCTGGCCAGAGCGACAGCTTCCTCCAGTCCCTGCGCAACTCGACGCCGATCCTCATGGCCAAGGTCGGTGTCGCGCAGGCGTGGGAGCAGATCGTCGCATCGTTCGGGCTCGCGGCGATCGGCCTGCTGGTCGTCGTGATGGTGGCCTGGCACGGCATCCGCAGGCTCCAGGCCCAGCCCATGGTGTGGGTCTTCGGCGTCCTGCTCGTGATCGCCGCGGTCTCAGTCGTCAGCTGGAGCGACCCCGGACCTCTCACCGACGCGAGCTGGATGCGACTGGACGTGTGGATCTACGGCCGCTACCTGGACCCCATCGTCGCGCTGCTGGTGATGTTCGCCCTGTCGGTGATGATGCTGCGGATGCGGCGCTGGATCGCCTGGTCGGCGCTGGCGATCCATGCGGCCGTCGCCGCCGTGACGCTCGTGTGGATCGCCCCCGGCGCGACCACGTGGGGCTATGTGACGCCCGCCCACATCCCCGGTGTGATGCCTTGGTACATCCTGCTTCCCCGTGACAGCACGGTGGACACCGCGATGCTCCCGACCCTGACGAACGCGAACAGCTTCTGGGCCTGGGCCTCGCTCACCAGCCTCGTCGTCCACGCGATGCTCGTCCTGATGCGTCGACGGACCGAGCTGATCGCAGCGACGCTCGTCGCCGTGCTCGGCTTCGCCTCGATCCTGTCGGACGCCTCGACAGACATCGCGCACGACAACGAGGACGGCCCTGTCCCGGTGCTGGACCTGCTCAAGAGCGACATGCAGGCCACCGGTGCGACCTCCGTCGTGTACGACGGTTCCTGCGCGGAGGGCCGCACCTCCATGTCCGCGGGATTCAACTACTTCGGGTGGTGGATGCTGCCGTCGATCATGGACGTGAGCAGCTCGGCGGAGACGGACCTGTCCTCGTGGGACGTCGTGATCGGATGCCCGGACTGGCCCGAGGCCGATGCGTACGGCGCTCGGTCTGTCACAGGCTCGATAGCGATGGCCGACCTCGGGAACCTGGGGTCGATCGTGTGGGTGATGCCCGGAGAGCTTCAGGACAGGCTGGCTGCGGAAGGCAGATTGGACTGACGGTCGCGGAGCACGCCGGCCGCGACCACGCCGACGCCCGCCAGCGCGAGCGCCACGCCCACCCACGCGGCCACCGGGAAGATCCGGGCCTGAGCTCCGTAGAGGTCTCGCGACAGCGTGGCGCCCACCTCGATCACCAGCAGCACGCTTCGTACCGCAAGCCACGCCAGCAGGGCGGGCCGCAGTCTCCCGCCGCGCAGCAGCGCGAACGCCATGTACGGCGCGAGGAAAGGGATCATCGCGAAGAAGTAGCGCGGGAGCACGGATCCGCCCCCAGCAGTGTGGAGCACCTGCATCGCGGCGATGCCGCCCGCGATCCCGACTGCCGAGGATGCGATCAGCACGTCGTCCCACGCGACCGGACGACGCCGGAGCGCGCGCGCGACCACCAGCACCAACCCGACCGCCACCGGCAGCGCGAACAGCAGCAGGTTGGCCAGCGCGATCACGGTGCCCGGCAGGTGCGTCCCGTTGTCCTCGATGGAGAACTGCTGCAGCATCTTCGCCCAGAAGGACGCATCGAACGCGACCTCCAGCGGCGGGCGTGCCACCCGGCTCGTGTGATCGGCGGCCCATTCGGGATGCCCGCCTGAGATGGACCCGGTGATCTCAAGGTTGCGCAGGTAGAACCATCCCGACGAGGCGAGCGCTGCGAGCCCGGCGGCTGCGGCTGTCCACCACGCGAGAGCAGGCCGGGGTCGTCGCACCAGGGCCGCCGAGACGAGGACGAGCACCACGATCACGGCGGCCAACGGCACGGACGACAGCCTGGTCGTGGACGCCGCGGCGACCGCGATGACGAGCACGATCGCGGCGCGCATGCCGGACAGTCCCTTCACCAACCTCACCGCCGCGGCGAAGGCCGTGGCGAGCAGCAGCGCGGCGAGCATGTCGTTGTACACGGAGCCGCCCAGCCGCACGAACCAGACGGACAGCCCCACGACGGCGGCCGCGGCGATCCCGACATGGCGCACCTTCGGCATCATCGCGTTGGCGCCGGCCCGCACCGCGTAGAGGAGGCCGACCGAGAGCACGACCATGAGCATGCGGCCGGCCATGGCGGCCGCGTTGATGTAGCCGGCATCGACGAGCGGTCCGACGATCGGCGCGAGCAGCACGTAGGTGAGGGGTGGATGCTGGGCGGTCCATTGAACCGGCGGATGCGCACCCACCGTGTTCATGAGCACGAGGCCCTTCTCGAACACGGGCAGCGTGCCGTGCCACACCTGGTACGCGTAGTCCACGTGGGCGGCTTCGTCACCGCTCGAGTAGACGGGCGAGGCGGCCGCGTACGCGAACGGCCCGCCGACCCCGAGCAGCACGAGAGCGAGGTGCTCCCACCAGCGTGCGCGCAGCACGGGAACGACGTCGCGGTCCGCCGTCGGCTGGGCGTAGGGCATCGGTTCCTCCCGTGGTGGCCCAGTCGCAAGCCGCTGGGGCGGCCTCAGGTTACCCTTGTCACCGTGAAACTCGTGGTACAGATCCCATGCCTCAACGAGGAGCAGACGCTTCCTCTCGTGCTGTCGACCATCCCCAAGGAGATCCCCGGCATCGACGAGCTCGAGATCCTCGTGATCGACGACGGCTCGACGGACCGCACTGCGGAGATCGCGCGTGAGCACGGCGCACATGTGGTCCGTCACCGCGGTCGCATGGGTCTGGCGCAGTCGTTCCGCGACGGCATCGACTGGGCTCTGAGCCACGGCGCGGACATCGTGGTCAACACCGACGGCGACAATCAGTACCCGCAGGAACGCATCCCCGACCTGGTGGCGCCCGTGGTCAACGGCGAGGCGGACATCGTCATCGGCGACCGCCAGACGCACAAGATCGCGCACTTCTCCGGCTTCAAGAAGATCATGCAGCGCTTCGGCTCGTGGGTGGTGAACAAGGCGGCGGGCACGGACCTGCCTGACGCCGCCTCGGGCTTCCGCGCGTACTCGCGGGACTCGCTGTACAAGCTGAACGTCGTCACGCAGTTCAGCTACTGCATGGAGACGATCATCCAAGCGGGCAACAAGCGGATCGCGATCGCGTCGGTGCAGATCGACACGAACCCGAAGACCCGCGAGTCGCGGCTGTTCTCCAACATGTTCGAGCACATGTTGAAGTCGGGCCAGGCGATCCTGCGCTCGTACATCATGTTCAAGCCGTGGTCGATCTTCGCGATGCTCGGGGTGGTCTTCGGCATCGTCGGCCTGTTCCCGTTCGCCCGCTACGCGGTGCTGATCGCGACGGGCGACCAGGGCAACCACTTCCAGTCGCTGATGCTCGGCACGCTGCTCCTGGTGGGCGCGCTCCTGTCGGTGGCGCTCGGGGTGCTCTCCGACCTTCAGCGGACGAACCGGATCCTGCAGGAGCAGGCGCTGGAGTACGCGAAGCGTCAGCAGTACGAGTCGTGAGCAGAGGCGCCCCGCTGCGGGTGATGGGCTGGGGCACGTACGACGCGTCGCGGCACCCTCGGGCGGGCATCCTGCTGGACGGCCTTCGTGCCTCGGGTGCGGACGTGGTCGAGGTGAACCAGCCCGACTCCACGTCGACCGCAGAGAGGGTCGACGCGGTGTCCAGCATGGGCGCCGCGCTGGGTACTGTGCTCAAGCTTCCGGCAGTCTGGTTCCGATTGGCGCGCAGGGCGCGCAAGGAGATGCGCCGGAAGCCGGTCGACGCGCTGCTCGTCGGCTACCTGGGCCATATGGACGTGATCGCCGCCAGGGTGCTGTTCCCCCGGACTCCGATCGTGCTGGACCACCTGATCTTCGCGGCCGACACCGCCCGTGACCGCTCCTCCGGGTCGGGACTCATGCAGCGACTGCTCGGCGTGCTCGACCGGACCGCGATCGCGTCGGCGACGGTGGTGGTGCTGGACACGGACGAGCACCTGGCGATGCTTCCGAACCGTGCCCGACGCAAGGGCCTCGTGGTGCCGGTCGGCGCGCCCGACGCGTGGTTCGAGTCGGGCGCCTCGCGGGCCGCAGGTGACCCCGACGCGCCGCTCTCGGTGATCTTCTACGGCCTGTTCACGCCGTTGCAGGGCGCTGAGACGATCGGCGCCGCGGCCCGGCTGCTCCACGAGCGTGGCGCGAACGTGGCGATCACGATGGTCGGCACCGGTCAGGACCATGCGGCCACGGTCGCAGCGGCGGGCGAGGCACCGGTGACCTGGATCGACTGGGTGCAGCCCGCGGATCTTCCCGCGCTGGTCGCCTCTCACGACGTGTGCCTCGGCATCGTGGGCACCACGCCGAAGGGAAGCCGTGTGGTGCCGAACAAGGTCTACCAGGGGCTCGCCGCCCGCTGCGCCGTCATCACGTCGGACACTCCCCCGCAGCGGCGCATGCTGCAGGACGCGGTGAGGTATGTGCCCACCGGGGACGCGGAGGCGCTGGCGGACGCCATCGCCGGGTTGGCGACGGACCGCACCGAGCTCGCCGCGCTCGCGCTCCGGGGTGCAGAGCTCGCGCAGGCGAGGTTCAGCCCGGCGGCGCTCGGCGGTGAGCTGATGGCTCGGATCGCCCAGGTCACGGCATGAGCCGGATCATGGGGCTCGCGCGCAGCCCGATCGTCAGATGGGGCTTCCTGATCGCCGCGCTGGGGCTCGCCGCATGGGCGGTCCTCCGCGACTGGGACTCGATCCAGTCGGCGCTCGTCGGCATCGGCTGGCCGCTCGCGGTCGCCGCGACGTCGCTCAGCTTCCTGTACGTGCTCGCCTCGATGGAGTCGTGGCGCTCCGTCCTCGCCGACATCCATGCGAAGCTGCCGTGGCGGGACTCGGCCGAGATCTTCCTGACGAGCCAGCTCGGCAAGTACATCCCCGGCGGCGTATGGAACGTGGTCGCCGGCGCCGAGCTCGCGAAGGATCGCGGCATCAGCCGCGCAAGGGCTGCGGGAACGCTGGCGATGACCATGCTCGTCTCCGTCCTCGTCGGCGGCGCGCTGGCAGGCGTGGGCGCAGCCTTCGCCCCTCACACGCTTCCCGGCTGGGTGCGCCTGTTCGGCCTCGCCACTCCTGTGTGCCTTGCGCTCCTCGCACCACCCCTGTTGACGCGTGCTCTTCATCTGGGGCTGCGGCTGCTGCGCAGGCCGGACACGGATCTCGCGTTCTCCGGCGCAGGCATCGCGCGCGCCGCCGGCTGGTCGCTCGTCGCGTGGCTGCTGGCCGGTGCGCAGGTGTGGCTGATCGGGATCGGGCTCGGCCTGCCAGCGACGCTCGGCACGTTCACGGTCGCTGCCGGAGGCTTCGCCGGCGCGTGGCTCGTGGGGCTGGCGGCGCTGTTCATGCCCGCGGGGATCGGGGCCCGCGAGCTGGTGCTGATCCCTGTGTTCTCCGGGCTCTTGGATCAGGCGGAGGTGCTCGTGCTCGTGCTGCTCTCCCGCGTCCTCTTCACGGTCGCGGACGTGACGCTCGCAGGCGTCCCTCTCCTGTGGCGGCGACGCAAGGTTCAGCACTCGTCGTCGTAGCCGTCATCAGGTGAGGGCGGCAGGATCGACGGTCACGAGGTAGGCAGGTGAGCGTCGCGCTGGAGCACCGGAGTCTCCGTCGGTCTGGATCAGGCGCTGGACGTACACCGTGAGCAACCCCTGACGCCGCCACGCGTCGCGATCGTATGTCGGCTCCCACCAACCCAGGTCGCTTCCGGCGGTGACGTCGCGCACGTGCCACTCCCCTCCAGCGACCGAGGTCGCGATGGAGAAGGCGCCGTCCCGTTCGTCGTCGCGGATCAGCAGGTGGATGACCGCGTCCGTCCCGCTGCCGGACACCGCGATGTCCGGCCGCGCGAGCGGGAGCGCCTTGGTGCCCGCCCCGGCCATCTCGAAGGTGGTGTTGCGGATGCCGGTGTCGAGCACCGTCCATCCACCGGGAGCCGCAGTCCGTGTGACCACGCGGTACTGGGTGATGCCGCCCTCTGCCCAGTAGGTGGCGAGGTACGGGCGGTCGTCGGCGTCCACGGTCAGCCCGGTCTGGTTCATGAGGTTGCTGCCCTGGGGCACCGCGACCGCTACCTCCGCCGTGTCAGCCGTGATGGGCAGGTCGTACTCTGCCCCTGACGAGTCGGTCCAGGTGAGACCGGTGTCGTCAGCGGCGACGGCGTACATGATGTCGTGGTTGCTCGCGACATCGGGCGTGTCACGCCACGTCCACATGACGTGGAGCCTGTCCTGAGAGTCGACGACCGCCTCCCAATATGGTGAACGCTCGCCGTCTCCAGAGATGAGGGAGGTGGCGATCCGGCTCCACGTGAGCGTTGTCGCGTCGAAGCGGTCGAGCACCACGGTCCCGTTGCCGGAGACGCCATCGCGATACATCAGGTACAGGCCGCCGTCGGACCGTGCGTAGAACTGGGGATACGTGACCCGCGATTCGTCGTCCCCCAGGATCGTGCCGCGCACGAACGCGCCTCGCCCGCCCGCGGCCGAGGTCGCATACCGGAGCTGCGCGTTGTGCACTCCCCACGCGAGGTGGAGCGTGCCGTTGCCATCGACCCCGAGCGAGATGACATTGTGCGCGTCGTCCGGGTCGCCGTAGAGTCCGGTGCCGGACACCGTCCAGCCGGAGGCACCCTCATCGCGGCGAGCGAGGACCACCTGCGCGGCCGCGTCGTAGTACGCCACCGCCTCGAACTCCGTGCCCGCGTACGTGCCGACGACGCTCGCATTGCGGCGGAAGCTCGTGGCGTTCACCGAGGTGCCCGCCCAGGCATCGGAGAGAGCCGACGCCTCCACGACGACGGCGTCGTCGAACGCCACGGATCCGTCGAGCGTCAGCGTCTGATCAGGATCGCTTCATGGGAATGCGCCGTCGCCGTCCCAGTCGCCCACGAGCACGACGTCGTCAGCGCGCCCGTAGTTGACCACGAGATCCGCCGAACCCGCGCCGAGCTGATTGCGGAAGTAGTAGGTCTGGCCGCGCCGCACGGCCAACGTGTCCCGCAGATCGCCGTCCCAGTCGCCCACGAGCACCGCGTCGTCAGCGCGCCCGTAGTTGAACGTCAGATCCGCTCCGCCGGCCGCGATCGTGTTCTTGACGTAGTAGGTCTGGCCGCGGCGGACGGCGAGCGTGTCGACGCCGTCGCCATCCCAATCGCCGACGAGCACCTGATCGGTGGCGAGTCCGTAGTTGACCACCACGTCCGCAGAGCCACCGTTGAGGGAGTTCTTGACGTAGTACGTCTGGCCGCGGCGGACGGCCAGCGTGTCGACACCATCTCCATCCCAGTCGCCCACCAGCACCACATCGTCCGCGCGTCCGTAGTAGAGCACCTTGTCGGCGTCGCCGCCTGCGAGCGTGTTCTTCACGTAGTACGCGTTGCCGCGACGGACCATGAGGGTGTCGACGCCGTCGCCATCCCAGTCGCCGACGAGCACCGCGTCGTCCGCGCGTCCGTAATAGAGCGTGACGTCCGCAGAGCCGCTTCCGAGGGTGTTCTTGATGTAGTACGCGTTCTCGCGGCGGACCGTCAGCGAATCGGTGCCGAACCTCCACGGGCTGGTCGTGGCCCACGTGGCGTTGTCCACCTTGGCGATCGCGGACGTGCCGGTCTGTGTCATCACGCCCAGCTGGAACTCGATGGCGCACAACGAGTCGTAGCAGCGGTAGCCCGTGAGGGGCCAACCCCATGTCGTGGAGCTCGGGCCGCCGGCGGAGATGTAGGCGTTGTAGAGCGCCGTGCCGTACTTCAGGAAGACGCCCGTGCCAGCCGCGGTCGAGTAGTACAGCACACCGTTGTCGAACTCCTGGTACCAGCCGCCACCGTTGTCCGTCAGTTGGACGGGATAGCCGGTCGGGTCTCCCACCGTCGACGAGCCCCCTGCCGCGAAGTAGGTGCTCGCCAAGGCGGTGCCGACGAAGATGCGGGTCGTGGAGCCGAACCAGTCCGTGTAGTAGTTGTAGAAGTTGCGGTTCCCGTAGGAGCTGCACGAGTCACCTGTGCCGTAGCCCGCGGTGAGCGCCGCCGCGTTCGGCACGTAAGGCGTGTAGATGTAGAGCCCCGCGGTCGCCTGATTCTGGATGTAGACGGTCGCCTTGCCGCAGAGCGGCGGGTTGTACCAGGAGCTCGGGTGATAGCCGATCGAGTTGTACTGACCGGCGACGTAGCTGCGAGTGCTGGCCGTCGCCTGGTAGTACCGGTACTGCCAGGCAGCCCAGTAGAGCTGGTTGAACAGACCGTAGTACTTCGTGTCGCACGAGCCCGTGTCCGGACAGGCGTAGCCGGTCGCCTTGTTGTACTTGGCGATGCCAGGGTCGGTCGCCGTCACGAGCCCCTGCTCCTTCTGCAGGAGCACGAGCAGCACCTTCTGGCTCACGCCGCACGCGCGGGCCACGAGGTCGATGACCTCGGCTGCGGTGGCGGTCTGGGCGGGGATCTCGCTGCAGAGGACCTTGCCTGACGTGATGGCGGCAGACCTGGCGACGGTGGTGGTGCTGTAGTCCTTGAGGCAGGTGATGTCGTTGCTGAGGTCCGGGTCCTTGCATACGGGGACCATCCGATCGAGGAACGCCTGCACCTCGGTGGCGGTCATGGCATCCGAGTCGTAGAACAGGTCATCGGTGATGATCATGCCCGGATTGAAACCGGCCGCGGTGACTGCCTGCGCGGCAGGCGCAGGTGCGGCGACCGCGGCGAACGTGGCGAGGCCGAGCGCCGCGACGAGCACGAGCGCGCTTCCCGTGCGGAGCCGTCGGATCATGGCACCGTCACCGTGACAGGCGCACTCGCGCCCTCATAGCCGTCGGAACGGTACGAGAGGACCACCTTCCAGTCGCCTGATCCCAGCTGCGCGGTGTCGATGGAGAGGCCTTCACCGCAATCGGTGCTCGCCGCAGACGGGGTCCCCAGGCCGCTCGCCGAAGCGGACCGGTCGCCGCGAGTCGCCGTGATCGTGCAGTATCCGCCCTCCTCGACGACATCCTGCACGAAACCCGCGGCGGTCAGCTCACCGTTGGTGACTCCGTACCGGGTCAGCGCCACCACGGCCGAGACGCGACCGCTCCCCGCCGTCGCCGTCGGTGTCGGCGCCGCGGAGTCCGTGGCGACGCCGTCCGATGACGGGGTGGCGCTCGGGGACTCCGACGGCGTCGATGACGTGCTCGTCGATGGGGTGGAGCTGGCGGTCGCCGACGTCGTAGGCGTGGTGCTCGGTTCCGGCGTGTCGCCGGTGCAGCCCGACAGCGCGAACGACGCTGCGGCCACGGCGACGAGAAGTCCGTGCTTGGCGTTCATCGACTGTCTCCTCACGATGCTGGACTGGGCGCGTGCGCGCGACCCTGCCGCACGTACGATCGCGGTCATCGTAGACACTGCGCGCGTCGTCACGGTGGGATCCACGCCGCGCAGCAGCCGGTTGTCGCCCATCTCACACGAATCGGACGCGAGCCCGCCGCGACCGTGGGCGCTCCCCCGCGATCAGCTCGTGAAGCGCGACCGGTACGCCACGCGCCGCACGCCCTCGGGCACCAGGCGGTAGCCGCCGCGCACCGCGAGGTTCCTCACCTGCTGCGCCCGGGTGGTGAAGCCGATGCCGCGCAGCGCCTTCTGCAGCGCCACCTCGGAGCGCAGCAGCTCGAGCCCGCCGCGGCGGCCGTAGGCCCCGGAGTCGACCCGGTAGCCGAGCAGCGGCTGGGGCACGTTGTCGACGCGCGCGCCGGCGTGGATCATGCGGGCGAACAGCCAGTAGTCCTCCATGCGACCCATG
This genomic window contains:
- the glf gene encoding UDP-galactopyranose mutase, which gives rise to MTDIVVVGSGFFGLTVAERLAEQYGAKVMIIDRRPHLGGNAYSEPEPETGIEVHTYGTHLFHTSNERVWEYVNRFTDFTPYVHRVYTTHKGEVFPMPINLGTINQFFRSAYGPEQAKALIREQAAELGGKEPENLDEQGVNLIGRPLYEAFIKGYTAKQWQTDPKDLPASIISRLPVRYTYDNRYFNDTYEGLPVDGYAAWLERMADHPNIEVRLSTDFFDTTQPINKDAIVGKIPVVYTGPVDRYFDYSQGALSWRTIDFEQEVLPIGDFQGTGVMNYADEDAPYTRILEFRHLHPERDYPTDKTVVVKEYSRFAEEGDEPYYPVNTPEDREKLTAYRELMSGEKDVFFGGRLGTYQYLDMHMAIGSALSMVDNKLAPLFGGAAEEPR
- a CDS encoding glycosyltransferase family 2 protein; protein product: MKLVVQIPCLNEEQTLPLVLSTIPKEIPGIDELEILVIDDGSTDRTAEIAREHGAHVVRHRGRMGLAQSFRDGIDWALSHGADIVVNTDGDNQYPQERIPDLVAPVVNGEADIVIGDRQTHKIAHFSGFKKIMQRFGSWVVNKAAGTDLPDAASGFRAYSRDSLYKLNVVTQFSYCMETIIQAGNKRIAIASVQIDTNPKTRESRLFSNMFEHMLKSGQAILRSYIMFKPWSIFAMLGVVFGIVGLFPFARYAVLIATGDQGNHFQSLMLGTLLLVGALLSVALGVLSDLQRTNRILQEQALEYAKRQQYES
- a CDS encoding glycosyltransferase family 4 protein codes for the protein MSRGAPLRVMGWGTYDASRHPRAGILLDGLRASGADVVEVNQPDSTSTAERVDAVSSMGAALGTVLKLPAVWFRLARRARKEMRRKPVDALLVGYLGHMDVIAARVLFPRTPIVLDHLIFAADTARDRSSGSGLMQRLLGVLDRTAIASATVVVLDTDEHLAMLPNRARRKGLVVPVGAPDAWFESGASRAAGDPDAPLSVIFYGLFTPLQGAETIGAAARLLHERGANVAITMVGTGQDHAATVAAAGEAPVTWIDWVQPADLPALVASHDVCLGIVGTTPKGSRVVPNKVYQGLAARCAVITSDTPPQRRMLQDAVRYVPTGDAEALADAIAGLATDRTELAALALRGAELAQARFSPAALGGELMARIAQVTA
- a CDS encoding lysylphosphatidylglycerol synthase domain-containing protein, with product MSRIMGLARSPIVRWGFLIAALGLAAWAVLRDWDSIQSALVGIGWPLAVAATSLSFLYVLASMESWRSVLADIHAKLPWRDSAEIFLTSQLGKYIPGGVWNVVAGAELAKDRGISRARAAGTLAMTMLVSVLVGGALAGVGAAFAPHTLPGWVRLFGLATPVCLALLAPPLLTRALHLGLRLLRRPDTDLAFSGAGIARAAGWSLVAWLLAGAQVWLIGIGLGLPATLGTFTVAAGGFAGAWLVGLAALFMPAGIGARELVLIPVFSGLLDQAEVLVLVLLSRVLFTVADVTLAGVPLLWRRRKVQHSSS
- a CDS encoding BNR repeat-containing protein; amino-acid sequence: MAFDDAVVVEASALSDAWAGTSVNATSFRRNASVVGTYAGTEFEAVAYYDAAAQVVLARRDEGASGWTVSGTGLYGDPDDAHNVISLGVDGNGTLHLAWGVHNAQLRYATSAAGGRGAFVRGTILGDDESRVTYPQFYARSDGGLYLMYRDGVSGNGTVVLDRFDATTLTWSRIATSLISGDGERSPYWEAVVDSQDRLHVMWTWRDTPDVASNHDIMYAVAADDTGLTWTDSSGAEYDLPITADTAEVAVAVPQGSNLMNQTGLTVDADDRPYLATYWAEGGITQYRVVTRTAAPGGWTVLDTGIRNTTFEMAGAGTKALPLARPDIAVSGSGTDAVIHLLIRDDERDGAFSIATSVAGGEWHVRDVTAGSDLGWWEPTYDRDAWRRQGLLTVYVQRLIQTDGDSGAPARRSPAYLVTVDPAALT
- a CDS encoding LGFP repeat-containing protein; protein product: MIRRLRTGSALVLVAALGLATFAAVAAPAPAAQAVTAAGFNPGMIITDDLFYDSDAMTATEVQAFLDRMVPVCKDPDLSNDITCLKDYSTTTVARSAAITSGKVLCSEIPAQTATAAEVIDLVARACGVSQKVLLVLLQKEQGLVTATDPGIAKYNKATGYACPDTGSCDTKYYGLFNQLYWAAWQYRYYQATASTRSYVAGQYNSIGYHPSSWYNPPLCGKATVYIQNQATAGLYIYTPYVPNAAALTAGYGTGDSCSSYGNRNFYNYYTDWFGSTTRIFVGTALASTYFAAGGSSTVGDPTGYPVQLTDNGGGWYQEFDNGVLYYSTAAGTGVFLKYGTALYNAYISAGGPSSTTWGWPLTGYRCYDSLCAIEFQLGVMTQTGTSAIAKVDNATWATTSPWRFGTDSLTVRRENAYYIKNTLGSGSADVTLYYGRADDAVLVGDWDGDGVDTLMVRRGNAYYVKNTLAGGDADKVLYYGRADDVVLVGDWDGDGVDTLAVRRGQTYYVKNSLNGGSADVVVNYGLATDQVLVGDWDGDGVDTLAVRRGQTYYVKNTIAAGGADLTFNYGRADDAVLVGDWDGDLRDTLAVRRGQTYYFRNQLGAGSADLVVNYGRADDVVLVGDWDGDGAFP